A window of the Pongo abelii isolate AG06213 chromosome 10, NHGRI_mPonAbe1-v2.0_pri, whole genome shotgun sequence genome harbors these coding sequences:
- the LOC100436061 gene encoding olfactory receptor 10P1 yields the protein MAGENHTTLPEFLLLGFSDLKALQGPLFWVVLLVYLVTLLGNSLIILLTQVSPALHSPMYFFLRQLSVVELFYTTDIVPRTLANLGSPHPQAISFQGCAAQMYVFIVLGISECCLLTAMAYDRYVAICQPLHYSTLLSPRACMAMVGTSWLTGIITATTHASLIFSLPFPSHPIIPHFLCDILPVLRLASAGKHRSEISVMTATIVFIMIPFSLIVTSYIRILGAILAMASTQSRLKVFSTCSSHLLVVCLFFGTASITYIRPQAGSSVTTDRALSLFYTVITPMLNPIIYTLRNKDVRRALRHLVKRQHPSP from the coding sequence ATGGCTGGGGAAAACCATACTACACTGCCTGAATTCCTCCTTCTGGGATTCTCTGACCTCAAGGCCCTGCAGGGCCCCCTGTTCTGGGTGGTGCTTCTGGTCTACCTGGTCACCTTGCTGGGTAACTCCCTGATCATCCTCCTCACACAGGTCAGCCCTGCCCTTCAttcccccatgtacttcttcctgcGCCAACTCTCAGTGGTGGAGCTCTTCTACACCACTGACATCGTGCCCAGGACCCTGGCCAATCTGGGCTCCCCGCATCCCCAGGCCATCTCTTTCCAGGGCTGTGCAGCCCAGATGTATGTCTTCATTGTCCTGGGCATCTCCGAGTGCTGCCTGCTCACAGCCATGGCCTATGACCGATATGTTGCCATCTGCCAGCCCCTACACTATTCCACCCTCTTGAGCCCACGGGCCTGCATGGCCATGGTGGGCACCTCCTGGCTCACAGGCATCATCACGGCCACCACCCATGCCTCCCTCATCTTCTCTCTACCTTTTCCCAGCCACCCAATCATCCCACACTTTCTCTGTGACATCCTGCCAGTACTGAGGCTGGCAAGTGCTGGGAAGCACAGAAGCGAGATCTCCGTGATGACAGCCACCATAGTCTTCATTATGATCCCCTTCTCTCTGATTGTCACCTCTTACATCCGCATCCTGGGTGCCATCCTAGCAATGGCCTCCACCCAGAGCCGCCTCAAGGTCTTCTCCACCTGCTCCTCCCATCTGCTCGTGGTCTGTCTCTTCTTTGGAACAGCCAGCATCACCTACATCCGGCCACAGGCAGGCTCCTCTGTTACCACAGACCGCGCCCTCAGTCTCTTCTACACGGTCATCACACCCATGCTCAACCCCATCATCTACACCCTTCGGAACAAGGACGTGAGGAGGGCCCTGCGACACCTGGTGAAGAGGCAGCACCCCTCGCCCTGA